A single window of Jiangella alkaliphila DNA harbors:
- a CDS encoding dihydrofolate reductase family protein has translation MSDTPATSRARVHNFAISLDGFGTGADQSADAHFGHAGDRLHRWMFATRWWDADGGSGGVDDSFVQRHDPGIGAEIMGAGKWGHPGWEDDPDWKGAWGPNPPFHTPVFVLTHHPRPSIEMEGGTTFHFLDASPAEALATAREAAGGQDVRIGGGPSVIRDFLAARLIDHLHVAVVPILLGRGVRLWDGLEGLENDYRVEATSAPSGVTHVTFTRAGR, from the coding sequence ATGAGCGACACACCAGCCACGTCTCGCGCCCGCGTCCACAACTTCGCCATCTCCCTCGACGGCTTCGGCACCGGCGCGGATCAGAGCGCCGACGCCCACTTCGGCCACGCCGGAGACCGGCTGCACCGATGGATGTTCGCCACCCGGTGGTGGGACGCCGACGGCGGAAGTGGCGGCGTCGACGACTCGTTCGTCCAGCGGCACGACCCGGGCATCGGCGCCGAGATCATGGGCGCGGGGAAGTGGGGCCACCCCGGCTGGGAGGACGACCCGGACTGGAAGGGCGCCTGGGGTCCCAACCCGCCGTTCCACACCCCGGTCTTCGTCCTCACCCACCACCCGCGCCCGTCGATCGAGATGGAGGGCGGCACGACCTTCCACTTCCTCGACGCCTCGCCGGCCGAGGCGCTCGCGACCGCCCGCGAGGCCGCCGGCGGCCAGGACGTCCGCATCGGGGGCGGCCCCAGCGTGATCCGCGACTTCCTCGCCGCCAGGCTCATCGACCACCTGCACGTCGCGGTGGTCCCGATCCTGCTCGGCCGGGGCGTGCGCCTCTGGGACGGACTGGAGGGCCTCGAGAACGACTACCGGGTCGAGGCCACCTCCGCGCCCAGCGGCGTCACGCACGTGACGTTCACCCGCGCCGGTCGCTGA
- a CDS encoding dihydrofolate reductase family protein, with product MGELHVNMNVTLDGVIQANGGPSEQDKDFEYAGWERPYWDDESGEQLDADVQASDALLLGRTTYDIFRAYWPGQPNEIGRAFDRVPKYVASRGTPELSWDASTQVTDAAAGVRDLRERHQQIHTWGSGDLLRTLFREGLVDQVNLWMYPVVIGQGKRLFPEGTTATRFEPAEPPRSFPGGATLLRYRRLEGPPEVG from the coding sequence ATGGGTGAGCTGCACGTCAATATGAACGTCACGCTCGACGGCGTGATCCAGGCCAACGGCGGTCCTAGCGAGCAGGACAAGGACTTCGAGTACGCCGGCTGGGAGCGCCCGTACTGGGACGACGAGTCCGGCGAGCAACTGGACGCCGACGTGCAGGCATCCGACGCGCTGCTGCTGGGTCGCACGACATACGACATCTTCCGCGCCTACTGGCCGGGCCAGCCCAACGAGATCGGCCGGGCCTTCGACCGGGTGCCCAAGTACGTCGCGTCGCGTGGCACGCCGGAGCTGTCCTGGGACGCCAGCACCCAGGTCACCGATGCGGCCGCCGGGGTCCGTGACCTGCGGGAGCGGCATCAGCAGATCCACACGTGGGGCAGTGGGGACCTGCTGCGGACCCTGTTCCGCGAGGGCCTGGTCGACCAGGTGAACCTGTGGATGTATCCGGTGGTGATCGGCCAGGGCAAGCGGCTCTTTCCCGAGGGCACGACGGCCACACGGTTCGAGCCGGCCGAGCCGCCGAGGTCCTTCCCGGGCGGGGCGACGCTGCTGCGCTACCGCCGCCTGGAAGGTCCCCCGGAGGTCGGTTAG
- a CDS encoding SRPBCC family protein, whose protein sequence is MVDILHRVGVIASPDAVYTALTTIDGLSGWWTEKTTSAGDDVIRFRFDRPQGEDGFDMKVLKTVPGELVHWEVVAGPEEWIGTHVRFQLKQEDDYTIVLFSQEGWKEPVEFMYHCSTKWGTFLMSLKELVETGAGKPAPDDVQISNWH, encoded by the coding sequence ATGGTCGACATCTTGCACCGCGTCGGAGTCATCGCCTCGCCCGACGCCGTCTACACGGCCCTGACCACGATCGACGGGCTGTCGGGCTGGTGGACCGAGAAGACCACCAGCGCCGGCGACGACGTCATCCGGTTCCGGTTCGACCGCCCGCAGGGCGAGGACGGCTTCGACATGAAGGTCCTGAAGACCGTGCCCGGCGAGCTGGTCCACTGGGAGGTCGTCGCCGGCCCCGAGGAGTGGATCGGCACGCACGTCCGGTTCCAGCTGAAGCAGGAGGACGACTACACGATCGTGCTGTTCAGCCAGGAGGGCTGGAAGGAGCCGGTCGAGTTCATGTACCACTGCAGCACGAAGTGGGGCACGTTCCTGATGAGTCTCAAGGAACTGGTCGAGACCGGCGCCGGCAAGCCGGCGCCGGACGACGTCCAGATCAGCAACTGGCACTAA
- a CDS encoding ArsR/SmtB family transcription factor has product MTGTIDDELWSAVGDPTRRRIIDLLLADGGGTATTLSERLPVTRQAVAKHLGVLDRAGLAHGTPSGRERRYDIDEAQLARAIAQLTSVGATWDTRLDRIKRISEEIQRRRQA; this is encoded by the coding sequence GTGACCGGCACGATCGACGACGAGCTCTGGTCGGCGGTCGGCGACCCGACCCGGCGGCGGATCATCGACCTGCTGCTGGCCGACGGCGGCGGCACCGCGACGACGCTGAGCGAACGGCTGCCGGTCACGCGGCAGGCGGTGGCCAAGCACCTCGGCGTCCTCGACCGGGCCGGGCTGGCGCACGGCACGCCGTCCGGCCGCGAGCGCCGCTACGACATCGACGAGGCCCAGCTGGCCCGAGCGATCGCGCAGCTGACGTCGGTCGGCGCCACCTGGGACACCCGGCTCGACCGCATCAAGCGCATCTCCGAAGAGATCCAGCGCCGCCGTCAGGCCTGA
- a CDS encoding SRPBCC domain-containing protein produces the protein MEYGSIEREIRIEAAPEIVYEVVSRPEHLREWWPDDADLVPVPGATGTVTFGDPSAPDAKVQEITVVEADPPRRFAFRWVYDDGVAPAPGTSLLVTFELVPAGVGTLLRFTETGYRERGWEAAVLEETYRDHTIGWDYFLPRLSSYLERLVSAP, from the coding sequence ATGGAGTACGGCAGCATCGAGCGCGAGATCCGCATCGAGGCCGCGCCCGAGATCGTCTACGAAGTCGTCAGCAGGCCGGAGCACCTGCGCGAGTGGTGGCCCGACGACGCCGACCTCGTCCCAGTGCCCGGCGCCACTGGCACTGTCACGTTCGGCGACCCGTCCGCACCGGACGCCAAGGTCCAGGAGATCACCGTCGTCGAGGCCGATCCGCCGCGGCGGTTCGCGTTCCGGTGGGTCTACGACGACGGCGTGGCCCCGGCGCCCGGCACGTCGCTGCTGGTGACGTTCGAGCTGGTGCCGGCCGGCGTGGGCACGCTGCTGCGGTTCACCGAGACGGGCTACCGCGAGCGTGGCTGGGAGGCGGCCGTGCTCGAGGAGACCTACCGCGACCACACCATCGGCTGGGACTACTTCCTGCCCCGCCTCAGCAGCTACCTCGAGCGGCTGGTGTCGGCGCCGTGA
- a CDS encoding GNAT family N-acetyltransferase, with protein sequence MIWTVPTDFGPIVVREQLEPDDEPGLLELFAACDDWFEAVNGTPSGPGDVQSLFYALPEGASFEDKRLFTIRDGDKIVGLIDAVLGFPHRTAAAVGLFLIAPSHRRRGLGVAVAKVLLAEARETGLDTVTASAHDSWPQGQEFLRALGFAVGPPAEPSGNRAGAPGEAPARRATLILQS encoded by the coding sequence GTGATCTGGACCGTCCCCACCGACTTCGGCCCCATCGTCGTGCGGGAGCAGCTGGAGCCTGACGACGAGCCCGGCCTCCTGGAGCTCTTCGCCGCCTGCGACGACTGGTTCGAGGCCGTCAACGGCACCCCGTCCGGGCCCGGTGACGTGCAGAGTCTCTTCTACGCCCTGCCCGAGGGCGCGTCGTTCGAGGACAAGCGGCTGTTCACGATCCGTGACGGCGACAAGATCGTCGGGCTGATCGACGCCGTGCTCGGGTTCCCGCACCGTACGGCCGCCGCCGTCGGCCTGTTCCTCATCGCGCCGTCGCACCGCCGCCGCGGGCTCGGCGTCGCCGTCGCGAAGGTCCTGCTGGCCGAGGCGCGCGAGACAGGCCTCGACACCGTCACGGCGTCGGCGCACGACAGCTGGCCGCAGGGGCAGGAGTTCCTGCGCGCGCTCGGCTTCGCCGTCGGGCCACCGGCCGAGCCGTCCGGCAACCGCGCCGGCGCCCCCGGCGAGGCGCCGGCCCGTCGCGCCACGCTCATACTCCAGTCGTAG
- a CDS encoding Hsp20/alpha crystallin family protein — protein MSTTLAPFADVDRLFRSFWDAPVTAGSVKGFAPAADLAREGDDLVARFDLPGLDPENDVTVEVEGRRLVVRGERKDTRDENANGHRVREVRYGSFRRTVALPVAADPSAVSAGYDAGVLTVTVAGVYAGTSPTRIEVQRAA, from the coding sequence ATGAGCACCACACTCGCACCGTTCGCCGACGTCGACCGCCTGTTCCGCAGCTTCTGGGACGCGCCCGTCACGGCCGGCTCCGTCAAGGGCTTCGCGCCCGCCGCCGACCTCGCTCGCGAGGGCGACGACCTGGTGGCCCGCTTCGACCTGCCGGGCCTGGACCCGGAGAACGACGTCACCGTCGAGGTCGAGGGGCGCCGGCTGGTCGTGCGCGGCGAGCGCAAGGACACCCGCGACGAGAACGCCAACGGCCACCGGGTCCGTGAGGTCCGGTACGGCAGCTTCCGCCGCACGGTGGCGCTGCCGGTCGCGGCCGACCCGAGCGCCGTCAGCGCCGGCTACGACGCCGGTGTGCTGACGGTGACGGTCGCCGGCGTCTACGCGGGCACCTCGCCCACGCGCATCGAGGTGCAGCGCGCCGCCTGA
- a CDS encoding methyltransferase, producing the protein MNLDHSAIVINWADEAERLCAAVADDAEWYASVARELARPHDRLAVDIGCGGAGMAVALGAALPPAAFVVGVDGDGDVLDAARRRITQTGIDDGHIRLLRADLDTDLAVLPWVVRGADIIWASSSIHHLADQQAAIDALAALLAPGGRLALAEGGLPAQHLPWDVGVGDPGLEVRLAAAEDRWFARMRAGVPGSVAMPYGWPTALRRAGLVDVATKTFTFERPVPLCEADLRSVLLSLRHRVDRADVDGELRPSDTAAWDRLLDPADDAWLGHRDDVYSLSARSVHLGHRATA; encoded by the coding sequence ATGAACCTCGACCACAGCGCCATCGTCATCAACTGGGCCGACGAGGCCGAGCGGCTGTGCGCCGCCGTCGCCGACGACGCGGAGTGGTACGCGTCGGTGGCCCGCGAACTGGCCCGCCCGCACGACCGGCTGGCCGTCGACATCGGCTGCGGCGGGGCGGGCATGGCCGTCGCACTGGGTGCCGCACTGCCGCCGGCCGCGTTCGTCGTCGGGGTCGACGGCGACGGCGACGTGCTGGACGCCGCGCGCCGGCGCATCACCCAGACCGGCATCGACGACGGCCACATCAGGCTGCTGCGCGCCGACCTCGACACCGACCTCGCCGTACTGCCCTGGGTGGTCCGCGGCGCGGACATCATCTGGGCGTCGTCGTCGATCCACCACCTCGCCGACCAGCAGGCCGCCATCGACGCGCTGGCGGCGCTGCTGGCACCCGGCGGCCGGCTGGCGCTGGCCGAGGGCGGCCTGCCCGCGCAGCACCTGCCGTGGGACGTCGGGGTCGGCGACCCCGGCCTCGAGGTCCGGCTGGCCGCCGCCGAGGACCGCTGGTTCGCCCGCATGCGCGCCGGCGTCCCGGGCAGCGTCGCGATGCCATACGGCTGGCCCACCGCGCTGCGCCGCGCCGGGCTCGTCGACGTCGCCACCAAGACGTTCACGTTCGAGCGCCCGGTGCCGCTGTGCGAGGCGGACCTGCGCTCTGTACTGCTGAGCCTGCGGCACCGCGTCGACCGCGCCGACGTCGACGGCGAACTGCGGCCGTCGGACACGGCGGCCTGGGACCGGCTGCTCGACCCCGCCGACGACGCCTGGCTCGGCCACCGCGACGACGTGTACTCGCTCAGCGCGCGCAGCGTTCACCTCGGCCACCGCGCCACCGCGTAG
- a CDS encoding FmdB family zinc ribbon protein, translated as MPTYEFRCRACGSTFDVVRPMADAGAAAPCPAGHDDTVKLLTTVGLSGRAGAAPSGGGGGCCGGACGCG; from the coding sequence GTGCCGACCTACGAGTTCCGCTGCCGCGCTTGCGGCTCGACCTTCGACGTCGTCCGCCCGATGGCCGACGCGGGTGCTGCGGCACCGTGCCCGGCCGGGCACGACGACACCGTGAAGCTGCTCACCACCGTGGGCCTGTCCGGACGCGCCGGCGCCGCCCCGTCGGGTGGCGGCGGAGGCTGCTGCGGCGGTGCCTGCGGCTGCGGCTGA
- a CDS encoding type B 50S ribosomal protein L31, which produces MKKNIHPDYRPVVYRDAEAGLAFLTRSTAHTEQTVDWEDGNTYPVVDVQISSASHPFYSGKARVLDSAGQVEKFRRRYSASSAA; this is translated from the coding sequence GTGAAGAAGAACATCCACCCCGACTACCGGCCGGTGGTCTACCGCGACGCCGAGGCAGGCCTGGCGTTCCTGACCCGTTCGACCGCTCACACCGAGCAGACCGTCGACTGGGAGGACGGCAACACCTACCCCGTCGTGGACGTCCAGATCTCGTCCGCGAGCCACCCGTTCTACTCGGGCAAGGCGCGGGTCCTGGACTCCGCGGGCCAGGTGGAGAAGTTCCGCCGGCGCTACAGCGCGAGCTCGGCGGCCTGA